Proteins from a genomic interval of Streptococcus oralis:
- a CDS encoding PspC domain-containing protein: MNTKFYKMRRNRMVSGVLAGLSDKWNFDVTLVRFLFAIFTVANFGVGVIIYIILASILPTKEDIEAEMYGTGPRKIKEAQPINDDDGWFW; encoded by the coding sequence ATGAATACAAAATTTTATAAAATGAGACGAAATCGTATGGTATCAGGAGTTTTAGCTGGTCTATCAGACAAGTGGAATTTTGATGTAACCCTAGTCCGCTTTCTCTTCGCCATTTTTACTGTGGCAAATTTTGGAGTCGGAGTGATAATCTACATCATCCTTGCCTCTATCCTACCAACCAAGGAAGACATTGAAGCCGAAATGTACGGAACAGGACCACGAAAAATCAAAGAAGCCCAACCAATCAATGATGATGATGGCTGGTTTTGGTGA
- a CDS encoding ABC transporter ATP-binding protein gives MIELQHIWKQFGSRIIFSDLNLNFQSGMVYALIGDSGCGKTTLLNMLAKLETFDKGEIVYKGKSLTSLKNEEFYRNELGYLFQNFGLLESQTIRENLELGLIGKKKKKKQEKERLLLQALQAVRLDYLSLNQNIYELSGGEAQRVALAKIILKDPPLILADEPTASLDPKNSKEIMEILLELRNANRTIIIATHNPSIWKMADQVIRLSKDETEYN, from the coding sequence ATGATTGAATTACAACATATTTGGAAACAATTTGGTTCTCGTATTATTTTTTCAGACTTGAATCTGAATTTTCAAAGTGGTATGGTGTATGCTTTGATAGGAGACAGTGGTTGTGGAAAAACCACTTTGCTCAATATGCTTGCAAAACTAGAGACTTTCGACAAAGGAGAAATAGTTTACAAAGGAAAGTCTTTGACCTCACTAAAAAATGAGGAATTCTATCGTAACGAGCTAGGTTATCTCTTCCAGAACTTTGGACTATTAGAAAGTCAGACCATTCGAGAAAACCTTGAGCTGGGACTGATTGGTAAAAAGAAGAAAAAAAAACAAGAGAAAGAGAGACTTCTTCTTCAAGCACTGCAAGCTGTCAGACTGGATTATCTAAGTCTCAACCAAAACATCTATGAATTATCTGGTGGTGAAGCTCAACGCGTAGCGCTTGCTAAGATTATCCTGAAAGACCCTCCCTTAATTCTAGCTGATGAGCCTACCGCCTCGCTAGACCCCAAAAATTCCAAGGAAATTATGGAAATTCTCCTTGAACTTCGTAATGCTAATAGAACAATTATCATCGCAACTCACAATCCTAGTATTTGGAAAATGGCTGATCAGGTAATTCGTCTTTCTAAAGACGAAACAGAATATAATTAA
- a CDS encoding DUF1430 domain-containing protein → MKRVFLFISNLLLTFFLIATLSFWKEALPQRLFPGVAVHSGQVDYTTLKQELDSLARKHNSLIARTIWEVDSDGKSKTLYEAFGDGQLPDWMPPASQESIHKSDLLNNYNIISGTLTSQELATHLKELGLEKANAFENDRVSFVLAMFTQPDQLISMLIFLLTFLALIVIGQIQSLSQSGIRLISGERLSHLFFRSLARDGLDILLFGLPALLIASVLLISLGYPYEVQTFLGILFILYNSLLFLLSLLIALLFTISLKKVHLLSIIKGKLPIKSILRILYFGQVLAILLVIVGFGRMSTYYHILEKNEAGQATWEQRSNVVNLQTGRSSQMKNSDELQTNANKWFDFIQHAIDNENAFLIKHNLVEQALKQATSNHNETENNPYGVEGKNILYVTPSYFKKEGMDLSSEVFQKISTLKDGQILAILPEELQKNEKDIKANLQQELTNRLYSSESNQTVEVSIAYTNQNNDVFLYNTTHIAYDQWLSNPIFLVLSPKALGKASSIFWFTNLEYLYFTDLHQTQELLKHYQLDQMVSGLSSARETYLQLNQKIKIEIFSNLASAMFAILTSILLFTSLNLLYFEAFRKTIFLKKIAGYYFFELHNRYITSQIAALFIGSSIALYISKNLWITLFLFLSFSSLAILLLKICDKKETKTYASIIKGG, encoded by the coding sequence ATGAAACGTGTTTTTCTCTTCATCAGCAATCTTCTTTTAACTTTCTTCCTCATTGCCACTCTGTCCTTTTGGAAAGAAGCTCTTCCTCAACGCCTATTTCCAGGTGTGGCTGTACACAGTGGTCAAGTCGATTATACTACCCTCAAACAAGAATTAGACAGCCTTGCTAGGAAACATAATAGTCTCATCGCAAGAACTATTTGGGAAGTGGATAGTGATGGAAAATCAAAAACTCTCTACGAAGCTTTTGGAGATGGGCAACTCCCAGACTGGATGCCCCCAGCAAGTCAAGAAAGCATTCACAAGAGCGATCTTCTCAACAACTACAATATTATCAGCGGAACCCTAACTAGTCAAGAATTGGCTACTCATCTGAAAGAACTTGGACTAGAAAAAGCGAATGCATTTGAAAATGACAGAGTATCCTTCGTACTGGCCATGTTTACCCAACCTGATCAGCTCATCAGTATGTTAATCTTTTTGCTGACTTTCTTAGCTTTGATTGTTATTGGCCAAATTCAATCTCTCTCTCAGTCAGGGATTCGGTTGATTTCTGGAGAACGACTGAGCCATCTCTTCTTTCGTTCTCTCGCAAGAGACGGACTTGATATCCTTCTTTTTGGTCTTCCTGCTTTGCTGATAGCAAGTGTCTTGCTCATTTCCCTAGGATATCCTTATGAGGTTCAAACTTTTTTAGGAATACTTTTTATTCTTTACAATAGCCTACTTTTCTTACTTAGCCTCCTAATTGCCCTTCTTTTTACCATTTCTTTGAAAAAAGTTCATCTCCTCTCTATCATCAAAGGGAAATTACCAATCAAGTCAATCCTACGCATTCTCTACTTTGGTCAGGTACTTGCCATTCTACTGGTTATTGTAGGATTTGGACGAATGTCTACTTACTATCATATCCTTGAGAAAAATGAGGCTGGACAAGCTACTTGGGAACAACGCTCCAATGTTGTCAATCTTCAAACAGGGCGTTCCAGTCAGATGAAAAATTCAGATGAACTACAAACAAATGCTAATAAATGGTTTGACTTTATTCAGCATGCTATAGATAATGAGAATGCCTTCCTTATTAAACATAATCTAGTTGAGCAAGCTCTTAAGCAAGCTACCTCAAATCATAATGAAACTGAAAATAACCCTTATGGTGTGGAAGGAAAAAATATTCTCTACGTCACGCCCAGCTACTTCAAAAAGGAAGGTATGGACTTATCATCAGAAGTCTTTCAAAAAATCAGCACCCTCAAAGATGGACAGATTCTTGCCATACTCCCAGAAGAACTACAAAAAAATGAAAAAGATATAAAAGCAAACTTGCAACAAGAGTTAACCAACCGATTATACAGTAGCGAGTCTAATCAAACTGTCGAAGTTAGTATAGCTTATACCAATCAAAATAATGATGTATTTCTCTATAATACCACCCATATCGCTTATGATCAATGGTTATCAAATCCCATCTTTCTTGTGCTTTCTCCTAAAGCACTTGGTAAGGCTTCCTCCATCTTCTGGTTTACAAATCTAGAATATCTCTATTTTACAGACCTCCACCAGACACAAGAACTTTTGAAACACTATCAACTTGATCAAATGGTCTCAGGGCTATCGTCTGCTAGGGAAACCTATCTCCAGTTAAATCAAAAAATTAAAATCGAAATTTTTAGTAACCTAGCGAGTGCTATGTTTGCTATTTTGACTTCAATTTTGCTGTTTACAAGTTTAAATCTGCTCTATTTTGAAGCCTTTCGCAAAACCATATTCTTGAAAAAAATAGCAGGCTATTATTTCTTTGAATTACACAATAGATATATCACTTCTCAAATAGCAGCTCTCTTCATTGGAAGTAGTATAGCACTATATATCTCTAAGAATTTATGGATTACGCTGTTTCTATTTCTCAGCTTTTCAAGTTTAGCTATTCTTCTATTAAAAATTTGTGATAAAAAGGAAACTAAAACTTATGCTAGCATTATCAAAGGAGGATAG
- a CDS encoding ABC transporter ATP-binding protein produces the protein MTLLDVKHVQKIYKTRFQGNQVEALKDIHFTVEKGDYVAIMGESGSGKSTLLNILAMLDKPTRGQVYLNGTDTATIKNSQASSFRREKLGFVFQDFNLLDTLSVKDNILLPLVLSRRPITEMMKKLVVTAENLGINQLQEKYPYEISGGQKQRVAVARAIITEPEILLADEPTGALDSKSSSALLDVFDEINERGQTILMVTHSTAAASRAKRVLFIKDGILYNQIYRGEKTERQMFQEISDTLTVMASEVN, from the coding sequence ATGACACTTTTAGATGTAAAACACGTTCAAAAAATCTACAAAACACGTTTCCAAGGCAACCAAGTAGAGGCCCTCAAGGACATTCACTTTACTGTGGAAAAGGGTGACTACGTAGCTATCATGGGAGAGTCTGGCTCAGGGAAGTCTACTCTACTCAACATCCTAGCAATGCTAGATAAACCAACTCGTGGGCAGGTTTACCTAAATGGAACAGACACAGCAACCATTAAAAATTCTCAGGCTTCTAGCTTCCGTCGTGAGAAGTTGGGATTTGTCTTCCAAGACTTTAACTTGCTAGATACTCTATCGGTCAAAGACAATATCTTGCTTCCGCTAGTTTTATCAAGAAGACCCATCACAGAGATGATGAAGAAATTGGTGGTAACAGCTGAAAATTTAGGCATCAACCAATTGCAAGAGAAGTACCCTTACGAGATCTCTGGTGGTCAAAAACAGCGGGTTGCAGTAGCACGCGCCATCATCACTGAACCTGAAATTCTCCTTGCGGATGAGCCAACTGGGGCACTTGACTCCAAGTCATCTTCAGCCTTACTCGACGTTTTTGATGAAATCAATGAGCGCGGGCAAACCATTCTCATGGTAACCCACTCTACAGCTGCAGCCAGCAGGGCCAAGCGCGTTCTCTTTATCAAGGACGGAATTCTTTACAACCAAATCTACCGTGGAGAGAAAACAGAACGTCAGATGTTCCAAGAAATCTCTGATACCTTGACTGTTATGGCAAGTGAGGTGAATTAG
- a CDS encoding FtsX-like permease family protein: MFRLTNKLAVSNLIKNRKLYYPFALAVLLAVTITYLFYSLTLNPNIVKIRGGETISMTLALGMVVVTIASGIIVLYANSFVMKNRSKELGIYGMLGLEKRHLISMVFKELLIFGSLTLTAGLGLGALFDKLIFALLLKLMKMKVELVSTFQPIVFILVLIVFGAIFLGLIFINAFRIARMNALQLSREKASGEKKGRFLGLQTILGLISLGAGYYLAVTVENPLSAVLIFFVAVLLVILGTYLLFNAGITVFLQILKKNKRYYYQPNNMISVSNLIFRMKKNAVGLATIAILSTMVLVTMSAATSIFKGSETFKKVMNPHDFGITGQNVEKEDINKLLDQYASDKGLTVTKKEVLTYSNFGVANQEGTKLTIFEKGQNRVQPKTIFMVFDQKDYENMTGQKLALSGKEVGLFTKNKELQGQKELTLNDQTYTIKEEIKKDFILEHVPNQYNILTSDYNYLVVPDLKAFLDQYPNSSIFNQYYGGMNVTASEEEQLKIADDYSKFVNNFNRELNKEGSYVYGSNLADSSAQVSALFGGVFFIGIFLSIIFMVGTVLVIYYKQISEGYEDRERFIILQKVGLDQKQIKQTINKQVLTVFFLPLLFAFLHLAFAYHMLSLILKVIGVLDATMMLTVTLSICAIFLIVYVLIFMITSRSYRKIVQM; the protein is encoded by the coding sequence ATGTTTCGATTGACCAATAAGTTAGCGGTTTCGAACTTAATTAAAAACCGCAAACTCTACTATCCCTTTGCTTTAGCTGTTCTCTTAGCTGTGACCATCACTTATCTCTTTTACTCATTGACACTTAACCCTAATATTGTCAAGATTCGAGGGGGAGAAACTATCTCTATGACGCTTGCTCTCGGTATGGTAGTTGTTACCATCGCTTCTGGAATTATTGTCCTTTATGCCAATAGTTTTGTCATGAAGAACCGTTCCAAAGAGCTGGGTATATATGGTATGCTGGGTCTTGAAAAGCGCCATTTGATCAGTATGGTTTTTAAGGAGCTTCTTATTTTTGGTTCCTTAACGCTGACAGCTGGTCTTGGCCTAGGAGCTCTCTTTGACAAGCTAATCTTTGCCCTTCTTCTGAAGTTGATGAAAATGAAGGTGGAGCTCGTTTCAACCTTCCAACCAATAGTCTTTATCCTAGTTCTTATCGTTTTTGGCGCTATTTTCCTAGGTTTGATTTTTATCAATGCCTTTCGCATAGCCCGCATGAATGCTCTTCAGCTCTCCCGTGAAAAAGCCAGTGGTGAGAAAAAAGGACGTTTCTTAGGTCTTCAAACCATTCTAGGTCTAATCAGTTTGGGAGCTGGTTATTATCTAGCAGTTACAGTTGAAAATCCACTTTCTGCCGTTCTGATTTTCTTTGTAGCAGTCTTGTTGGTAATTTTGGGAACTTATCTTCTCTTCAATGCAGGAATCACAGTTTTCCTACAAATCTTGAAGAAAAACAAGCGTTACTATTACCAACCTAACAACATGATTTCCGTATCCAATCTCATTTTTCGTATGAAGAAAAATGCTGTTGGTCTAGCGACGATTGCTATTCTCTCAACCATGGTCTTGGTGACTATGTCTGCTGCAACGAGTATCTTTAAAGGCTCTGAAACTTTCAAGAAAGTCATGAATCCACATGATTTTGGAATTACAGGGCAGAATGTTGAAAAAGAAGACATAAATAAACTCCTAGACCAGTATGCTAGCGATAAAGGATTGACTGTCACAAAGAAAGAAGTCCTTACATACAGTAACTTTGGTGTGGCAAACCAAGAAGGTACGAAATTGACAATCTTTGAGAAAGGTCAAAATCGTGTTCAACCGAAAACTATTTTTATGGTCTTTGATCAAAAAGACTATGAGAATATGACGGGGCAAAAACTTGCACTTTCAGGTAAGGAAGTCGGATTGTTTACTAAAAACAAAGAACTTCAAGGACAGAAAGAACTGACTCTAAATGACCAGACCTATACAATAAAGGAAGAAATCAAAAAAGATTTTATTCTTGAACATGTCCCAAATCAGTACAATATTCTAACTTCGGACTATAACTATCTGGTTGTTCCTGACTTGAAAGCCTTTCTTGACCAGTATCCTAATTCTTCCATTTTTAATCAATACTACGGTGGTATGAACGTAACGGCTAGCGAGGAAGAGCAGCTTAAAATTGCAGATGACTATTCAAAATTCGTCAACAACTTTAATAGAGAATTAAACAAAGAAGGAAGCTATGTTTACGGAAGTAATCTGGCTGATAGCAGTGCGCAGGTGAGTGCTCTCTTTGGTGGAGTCTTCTTTATCGGTATCTTCCTCTCTATCATCTTTATGGTAGGAACAGTACTGGTTATTTACTACAAACAAATCTCTGAAGGTTATGAAGACCGTGAACGTTTCATCATTTTGCAAAAGGTCGGACTCGATCAAAAGCAAATCAAGCAAACCATCAACAAACAGGTCCTAACTGTTTTCTTCCTCCCATTGCTCTTTGCTTTCCTACACCTTGCCTTTGCCTATCATATGCTTAGCCTCATTCTAAAAGTCATTGGGGTGCTAGATGCGACCATGATGTTGACTGTCACTTTGTCCATCTGTGCTATCTTCCTCATCGTCTATGTTTTAATCTTTATGATTACCTCAAGAAGTTATCGCAAGATTGTGCAAATGTAA
- a CDS encoding VIT1/CCC1 transporter family protein: protein MTEIKHEIDANFAGRLNILRAGVLGANDGIISIAGVVIGVASATSNIWIIFLSGLAAILAGAFSMAGGEYVSVSTQKDTEEAAVAREQLLLDKDIESAKQSLYAAYLQNGECETSAQLLTNKAFLKNPLKALVEEKYGIEYEEFTNPWHAAISSFIAFVLGSLPPMLSITVFPSDYRIPATVFIVALSLLVTGYTSAKLGKAPTKTAMIRNLCIGLLTMGVTFLLGQLFSI, encoded by the coding sequence ATGACAGAAATAAAACATGAAATTGATGCAAACTTTGCAGGCCGACTCAATATCCTGCGCGCGGGTGTTCTCGGTGCCAATGATGGGATTATTTCCATCGCTGGAGTCGTTATCGGTGTTGCTAGTGCGACGAGCAATATCTGGATTATCTTTTTATCAGGTTTAGCTGCTATCCTCGCTGGTGCTTTCTCTATGGCCGGTGGCGAATATGTCTCTGTATCCACTCAGAAAGACACGGAAGAAGCCGCTGTTGCTAGAGAACAGTTGCTCTTGGATAAGGATATCGAATCTGCAAAACAATCCCTCTATGCTGCTTACCTTCAAAATGGTGAGTGTGAAACGTCCGCCCAACTCTTGACCAACAAGGCCTTTTTAAAAAATCCACTCAAAGCCTTGGTCGAGGAAAAATACGGTATCGAGTACGAAGAATTTACCAATCCTTGGCATGCTGCCATCTCTAGCTTTATCGCCTTTGTATTGGGAAGTCTTCCTCCTATGCTTTCGATCACTGTCTTTCCAAGTGATTATCGCATTCCTGCTACTGTTTTTATCGTGGCGCTTTCCCTTCTCGTCACTGGCTATACCAGTGCTAAACTAGGCAAGGCACCTACAAAAACTGCCATGATCCGTAACCTCTGTATCGGACTTCTGACCATGGGGGTAACCTTCCTCTTGGGACAACTCTTTAGTATTTAA
- a CDS encoding Cof-type HAD-IIB family hydrolase produces MIKLVATDMDGTFLDGEGRFDMERLKNVLVSYKEKGIYFAVASGRGILSLKKLFADVRDEVIFIAENGSYVEFHGEDMYEATMSRDFYLSTFEALKKSPYFDERKMLLTGKKACYVLDTVDETYLMFSRHYNENIQNVASLEDISDEIFKFTTNFTEETIEAGESWVNENVPGVKAMTTGFESIDIVLDYVDKGVAVVELSKKLGLTMDQVMAFGDNLNDLHMMQVVGHPIAPENARPEILELAETVIGHHKDQSVMAYMEGL; encoded by the coding sequence ATGATTAAACTTGTAGCAACCGATATGGATGGAACCTTTCTTGACGGAGAGGGGCGGTTTGATATGGAACGTCTCAAAAACGTACTTGTTTCCTACAAGGAAAAGGGGATTTATTTTGCAGTGGCTTCAGGTCGTGGTATTCTGTCCCTGAAAAAGTTGTTTGCGGATGTGCGTGATGAAGTGATTTTTATAGCTGAAAATGGGAGCTATGTTGAGTTTCATGGTGAGGATATGTACGAGGCTACTATGTCTCGGGACTTTTACTTGAGCACTTTTGAAGCCTTAAAGAAATCGCCCTATTTTGATGAAAGAAAAATGCTCCTGACTGGGAAAAAAGCTTGTTATGTATTGGATACAGTGGATGAGACCTATCTCATGTTTAGCCGTCACTACAATGAAAACATTCAAAACGTAGCGAGTTTGGAAGATATCTCAGATGAGATTTTTAAATTTACCACGAACTTTACTGAAGAAACGATAGAAGCTGGAGAGTCCTGGGTCAACGAAAATGTTCCTGGTGTGAAAGCCATGACAACTGGTTTTGAATCCATTGATATTGTCTTGGACTACGTTGATAAGGGTGTGGCTGTTGTTGAGTTATCCAAAAAACTTGGTCTAACCATGGATCAGGTTATGGCGTTTGGAGATAATCTCAATGACCTTCACATGATGCAGGTTGTGGGACACCCAATCGCTCCTGAAAATGCGCGACCAGAGATTTTAGAATTAGCAGAAACAGTGATTGGCCACCATAAGGACCAGTCAGTGATGGCTTATATGGAGGGCTTATAA
- a CDS encoding Cof-type HAD-IIB family hydrolase, with protein MADIKLIALDLDGTLLTTDKKLTDRTKAVLKAARDRGIKVVLTTGRPLKAMDFFLHELGTDGQEDEYTITFNGGLVQKNTGEILDKTVFSIDDVARLYEETEKLGLPLDAISEGTVYQIQSDQESLYAKFNPALTFVPVAFEDLSSQMTYNKCVTAFAQEPLDAAIQQISPELFDQYEIFKSREMLLEWSPKNVHKATGLAKLIEHLGIDQSQVMACGDEANDLSMIEWAGLGVAMQNAVPAVKAVANVITPMTNDEEAVAWAIEEYVLKEN; from the coding sequence ATGGCAGATATTAAATTGATTGCACTTGATTTGGACGGTACTTTGCTGACAACGGATAAAAAGCTGACAGATCGTACCAAGGCGGTCCTCAAAGCTGCGCGTGACCGTGGCATCAAGGTCGTACTGACAACGGGGCGTCCTCTGAAGGCTATGGATTTCTTTCTCCATGAGCTAGGGACTGACGGTCAGGAGGATGAGTACACCATCACCTTTAATGGTGGTCTAGTACAGAAAAATACAGGAGAGATTCTCGATAAAACAGTCTTTTCAATCGATGATGTGGCACGATTGTACGAGGAAACTGAAAAACTCGGACTTCCGTTAGATGCCATTTCAGAAGGTACAGTCTATCAAATCCAGTCGGACCAAGAGAGTCTCTATGCTAAGTTCAACCCAGCCCTGACTTTCGTGCCTGTCGCTTTTGAAGATCTATCTAGTCAGATGACGTATAATAAATGTGTGACTGCCTTTGCCCAAGAACCTTTGGATGCAGCGATTCAACAGATTTCTCCAGAATTGTTTGACCAATATGAGATTTTCAAATCACGTGAAATGCTTCTGGAGTGGTCGCCTAAAAACGTCCATAAAGCTACTGGTCTTGCTAAGCTAATTGAGCACTTAGGTATTGACCAAAGTCAAGTTATGGCTTGTGGGGACGAGGCCAATGACCTTTCCATGATTGAGTGGGCTGGTCTGGGGGTTGCCATGCAAAATGCAGTTCCAGCAGTTAAGGCAGTTGCCAATGTGATTACCCCGATGACCAACGACGAGGAAGCCGTTGCTTGGGCTATCGAAGAATACGTGTTAAAGGAGAACTAG
- the ftsY gene encoding signal recognition particle-docking protein FtsY: MGLFDRLFGKKEEPKIEDVVKEALENLDLLEEVEENQTSIKETLAQEELSQVSTEEVVESETVEGRAQEEEFELEADETEQRQEPEKFLEEENQETEEELASEVVEEEELPQVEETVQEKYDRSLKKTRTGFGARLNAFFANFRSVDEEFFEELEELLIMSDVGVQVASNLTEELRYEAKLENAKKPDALRRVIIEKLVELYEKDGNYDEQIHFQDGLTVMLFVGVNGVGKTTSIGKLAHRYKQAGKKVMLVAADTFRAGAVAQLAEWGRRVDVPVVTGPEKADPASVVFDGMERAVAEGIDILMIDTAGRLQNKDNLMAELEKIGRIIKRVVPEAPHETFLALDASTGQNALVQAKEFSKITPLTGIVLTKIDGTARGGVVLAIREELNIPVKLIGFGEKIDDIGEFNSENFMKGLLEGLI, encoded by the coding sequence ATGGGATTATTTGACCGTCTATTCGGAAAAAAAGAAGAGCCGAAAATTGAAGATGTTGTAAAAGAAGCTCTGGAAAATCTTGATTTGTTAGAAGAGGTTGAAGAAAATCAAACGTCTATCAAAGAAACCCTTGCTCAAGAAGAACTTTCTCAGGTGTCTACAGAAGAAGTGGTTGAGTCAGAAACAGTTGAGGGAAGGGCTCAGGAAGAGGAGTTTGAGTTAGAAGCTGATGAGACAGAGCAAAGACAAGAGCCGGAAAAATTTCTAGAAGAAGAGAACCAAGAAACTGAAGAAGAACTAGCTTCTGAAGTAGTAGAAGAAGAAGAACTTCCTCAGGTTGAAGAAACCGTACAGGAAAAATATGACCGCAGTCTCAAGAAAACCCGTACGGGATTCGGTGCTCGCTTGAATGCCTTCTTTGCCAACTTCCGCTCTGTAGATGAAGAATTCTTCGAGGAATTAGAAGAATTGCTCATCATGAGTGACGTTGGTGTGCAGGTCGCTTCAAACTTAACAGAAGAACTACGCTATGAAGCCAAATTAGAAAACGCTAAAAAGCCTGACGCACTTCGCCGTGTCATTATCGAGAAATTGGTTGAGCTCTACGAAAAGGATGGCAACTACGATGAACAAATCCATTTCCAAGATGGTTTGACAGTTATGCTCTTTGTTGGAGTCAATGGTGTTGGGAAAACAACTTCTATCGGGAAATTGGCTCATCGTTACAAACAAGCTGGAAAGAAAGTCATGTTGGTTGCGGCAGATACCTTCCGTGCGGGTGCTGTGGCTCAGCTAGCTGAATGGGGTCGACGTGTGGATGTTCCTGTTGTGACGGGACCTGAAAAGGCTGATCCGGCTAGCGTCGTCTTTGACGGGATGGAACGTGCTGTAGCAGAAGGGATTGATATCCTTATGATTGATACAGCAGGTCGTCTGCAAAATAAGGACAACCTTATGGCTGAGTTGGAAAAGATTGGTCGTATTATCAAGCGTGTCGTTCCTGAAGCACCTCATGAAACCTTCCTGGCACTTGATGCTTCAACTGGACAGAATGCCCTGGTACAAGCTAAGGAATTTTCTAAGATAACACCATTGACAGGAATTGTTTTGACAAAAATTGACGGAACTGCCCGAGGTGGTGTTGTTCTGGCTATCCGCGAAGAACTCAATATCCCTGTGAAATTAATTGGTTTCGGTGAAAAAATCGATGATATCGGGGAATTTAACTCAGAAAACTTTATGAAGGGTCTCTTAGAAGGCTTGATTTAA
- the zwf gene encoding glucose-6-phosphate dehydrogenase: MSSKVIVTIFGASGDLAKRKLYPSLFRLYKSGNLSEHFAVIGTARRPWSKEYFESVVVESILDLADSTEQAQEFASHFYYQSHDVNDTEHYIALRQLQAELNDQYQAEHNKLFFLSMAPQFFGTIAKHLKSENIVDGKGFERLIVEKPFGTDYETASKLNEDLLAAFDEEQIYRIDHYLGKEMIQSIFAVRFANMIFENVWNREHIDNVQITFAERLGVEERGGYYDQSGALRDMVQNHTLQLLSLLAMDKPASFTKNEIRAEKIKVFKNLYHPTEEELKEQFIRGQYRSGKIDGMKYISYRSEPNVDPESTTETFASGAFFVDSDRFRGVPFFFRTGKRLTEKGTHVNIVFKQMDSIFGEPLAPNILTIYIQPTEGFSLSLNGKQVGEEFNLAPSSLDYRTDATATGASPDPYEKLIYDVLNNNSTNFSHWDEVSASWKLIDRIEELWAENGAPLHDYKAGSMGPQASFDLLEKYGAKWTWQPDIAYREDGRLE; the protein is encoded by the coding sequence ATGTCATCAAAGGTTATTGTTACAATTTTCGGTGCGAGTGGAGATTTAGCAAAACGCAAACTCTACCCTTCCCTTTTCAGACTCTATAAATCAGGCAATCTTTCTGAGCATTTCGCAGTTATTGGAACAGCTCGTAGACCTTGGAGTAAGGAATATTTTGAATCTGTAGTTGTCGAGTCCATCCTTGATTTGGCAGATAGTACCGAGCAAGCCCAAGAATTTGCTAGCCACTTCTACTATCAAAGCCATGATGTGAATGATACGGAACATTACATTGCTTTGCGTCAATTACAAGCCGAACTTAACGATCAATACCAAGCTGAACACAACAAGCTCTTCTTCTTGTCTATGGCACCCCAGTTCTTTGGAACCATTGCCAAGCACCTCAAATCTGAAAACATTGTCGATGGCAAAGGTTTTGAGCGCTTGATCGTTGAGAAACCATTTGGTACAGACTACGAAACAGCTAGCAAACTCAATGAAGATCTTCTTGCGGCCTTTGATGAAGAGCAAATCTACCGTATCGACCATTACCTAGGGAAAGAAATGATTCAAAGTATCTTTGCGGTTCGATTTGCCAATATGATCTTTGAGAATGTTTGGAACCGTGAGCACATTGATAATGTACAGATTACCTTTGCGGAACGCTTGGGTGTTGAAGAACGCGGTGGCTACTATGATCAATCTGGTGCTCTTCGTGATATGGTGCAAAACCATACTCTCCAACTCCTCTCTCTTCTAGCCATGGACAAACCAGCTAGCTTTACAAAGAATGAGATTCGTGCTGAAAAGATAAAGGTCTTTAAAAACCTCTATCATCCAACTGAAGAAGAATTGAAAGAACAGTTTATCCGTGGTCAATATCGCTCTGGTAAAATCGATGGCATGAAATACATTTCCTATCGAAGCGAACCAAATGTCGACCCAGAATCTACAACAGAAACCTTTGCGTCTGGTGCCTTCTTTGTAGATAGTGATCGCTTCCGTGGTGTCCCTTTCTTCTTCCGTACTGGTAAACGCCTGACAGAAAAAGGGACTCATGTCAATATCGTCTTTAAGCAAATGGACTCTATCTTCGGAGAACCATTGGCTCCAAATATCTTGACCATCTATATCCAACCAACTGAAGGATTCTCTCTCAGCCTCAATGGTAAACAAGTCGGTGAGGAATTTAACTTGGCACCAAGCTCTCTGGATTACCGTACAGATGCTACTGCTACCGGCGCCTCACCAGATCCATACGAGAAATTAATCTACGATGTTTTGAACAACAACTCAACCAACTTTAGCCACTGGGATGAGGTAAGTGCTTCTTGGAAATTGATTGACCGTATCGAAGAGCTCTGGGCTGAAAATGGTGCCCCACTTCATGACTATAAAGCCGGAAGTATGGGACCTCAAGCAAGTTTTGACTTACTTGAAAAGTATGGAGCCAAATGGACCTGGCAACCGGATATCGCCTATCGTGAAGATGGCCGTTTAGAATAG